The region GCGTTGTTTTGTCAAACTCACCGGTACCAGCACGCTGACGGCAGTCCCGCACTCATTGGTGGTGTTCTTTGTCATGGCCTTTTCAAGAAAGCAACGTACCGAATCTCCCTCCGTATCCACAACGCATTTCATACACGTCCAATGCTTTTGATTGGTAGTGGCGGACTTGATGGAAGCACAGGAATTGTCCACCATACGTTGCGTGTGTAGTAGTGAAACTGGGAAGGAAATCTCGTGTTAGGGAGGCACTATCAAAGCAACGAAGAGCCGATGAGTTTTTCTGCGCGTCGTAACACTTACGTGTGAGACCGATGCCGTATCGTCCGGAAGTGTGTTGTGTTGGACGGGTTGAGCTCGTCGTTCCAGTTCCCAATGTTGCGTGAGCTTTGCTCGTATGAAAGGGGTCCACACAAGCTTGAATGTCTTTCATACCACATCCATTATCCGAGACAGTCACACGTAGTACCTCATCGGAACTGTTACTACCAGTTTTATCAGCTTTGCCGGAACAGTCTGTGTCTCTTTCGGCCTCTGTCTCGAATCGTTCAATGACGACTCGGACACGCTTGATCCGTGTCATTTTTTCCTCGTTCGGAACCTTCCGTCGGTTGATATTGTCATCCTCCGTACAGGCATCAACTGCGTTGTCGACTATTTCTTTGATGATTTGCGCAAAGGCGTCACCTCCTGGTGAGGACTGCCGTACCCCTCGGTGTTGTTCAGTGTCGATCAAGGTGGATGATTCGCCCCCAAAGCCACCTAGCGCCGGATTGGATCGAAACGTTCGCAACGCCATTGTTTAGCCGATCCCACTAGTTTCACTAGATTGATGTTGATGATTGGGAACAAAGAATTGGGACGTCGCTTTTAAATCCTTGGAACTGTTTGACAATGCGAGCCCACAAAtcgtgttgactgtgataaaAATGTTTACAGGTAAACGTATTGCTAATAGAGTCAGCTTGTTTTGGCGCACTTTTCTTGGTCTTGGGCACCAATCAGAACGTTGGAATTATACACTAGATTTATGGTACACTTAACTGGAACTGTAaatttttactgttaactcTAGTAGCTAGACGGTAGACAAACAAACTGTTCGCGAAAGCGGAAAATCGACGATGATGGAAAACGACGCGACTGACACTGTGAAAAGTCGACACCggatttttttggaaccTTTGGGAGAAAAAAATCTACTCTCCCCGAACTTTTCGGTTTTTCATACTAGACACTGCAATGAGTGAAGAGAAGAACAATGCTTGCGACTTGATGTTGGATCGCTTAGCGCAGAATGTGTCGCGGAATCCTGCAAAACGAGCCGTTGCATTCTTGGCCGGGGGGCGCAACGGAGGGAGTCTCCAAAAAGAGTTGACTTATCAAGAACTGGAGACCGAAACAACGAAAGTAGCGAAACATCTTATTGGGAAGGGTatcgaaaaaggagaatGGTAAGTAGCAAAGTGGCTGGCGGATAAAGAGTGAATGAAGCAACGCCGAAGCATCCTGTCTcatgccttttcctttccgtTCTTCTATTTAGCGTGGTGTTAGTCTATCCTCCGTCACTGGACTTTATGATAGCATTTCTGGCGTGTCTCAAGGCCAATGTCGTGGCGGTACCTGTGTTCCCGCCAAATCCCCTCCGTCGCGATACCTTGGCGATGTTTGCCAACATTGTACAAGGATGTGGTGCCAAACACGCCTTGACGAATACCGAATACAACCACGCCAAAAAAATGGCCGGCATCCGTGACGTTTTTACAAAGTTTCAACGTCCGACCTCGGGGTGGCCAGATGACTTGGATTGGACTACAACGGACACTCTCAAAGAGCCGAGAAATTCTGTCAACTTGCCGCAACCCCCTAGCGACCGATCGCAAGTCGCCTTTTTACAGTACACAAGTGGATCGACCAGCGAACCCAAAGGTGTAATGATTACGCACGGCAATCTTGCTCACAATCTGACCATCATTACTAACGATTCTCAAGCCAAAGATGATACAGTTGTCGTATCTTGGCTTCCCCAGTATCACGATATGGGCTTGATTGGTTCGTACCTTGGCGTCTTGTTTTGTGGTGGGACGGGGTACTATCTGTCACCCCTCTCCTTCCTACAACGACCCATGGTCTGGATAGAGGCAGTTTCCCGGTATCGGGCCACCCACTTACAAGCTCCCAACTTCGCGTTTAAGTTGACTGCGCGCAAATTCAGTATCGATGCCTCGAACACTGAACTTGACTTGTCCAGTGTCCGGCATGTCATCAACGCCGCCGAACCAGTTGATGAAGAGTCTATCGATAACTTCTACAGGATTTTCGGCAAGTACGGATTTGCAAACGTTATTTATCCCACCTACGGTTTAGCAGAACATACTGTCTTTGTATGCTCGGGTGGCAAACAACGCCTCACTGTGGACAAAGCCAAACTCGAAATTGATGCCAAAGTTGTTATTTTAGAGGACGACGATCACCAAAGCACTGATATCAAGGCTGTTTCCAAGCTTATTGGCTGCGGCTTCCCTTCTCGTCAAAACGTTGACGTTCAAATAGTGGACCCAGAAAGTTGCAAAGCTTTGGCTGGAAACTTGGTCGGTGAGATCTGGATTCGTTCGCCTAGCAAAGCAGCCGGCTATTTCAACAAGCCGAAAGAGACAAAAGAAGATTTTCACGCGGGTCTTGTCAGTGACGACGGTAGCAGCATTGGCAACGCGGTAGGTGGTTACCTGCGCACTGGAGACCTTGGCTTTCTACACAAACATGAGCTTTTTATTTGTGGTAGGCTGAAAGATCTCATTATCGTCGGTGGCCGGAATTACTACCCACAGGATATAGAGGCGACAGCTGAGGCTTCGTCGGATCTAGTGCGACTAGGGTGCTCTGCTGCTTTTACAATCGATCCAACCCATGAAGGTGGCGAGGAGGTTGCGCTTGTTATGGAACTCAAAGAAGCGCCATCTTTGAAAGCTACTCAGACAGTTTGTGAATCACTGGCGAACCAGATCAAGTCCGCTATCAATCAAGAACACTCCTTAGGACTGACAGATATTGTGTTTTTGCACCCGCGCACGGTTCCGAAGACGAGCAGTGGGAAGATTGCACGGTCCTG is a window of Phaeodactylum tricornutum CCAP 1055/1 chromosome 28, whole genome shotgun sequence DNA encoding:
- a CDS encoding predicted protein, with translation MSEEKNNACDLMLDRLAQNVSRNPAKRAVAFLAGGRNGGSLQKELTYQELETETTKVAKHLIGKGIEKGECVVLVYPPSLDFMIAFLACLKANVVAVPVFPPNPLRRDTLAMFANIVQGCGAKHALTNTEYNHAKKMAGIRDVFTKFQRPTSGWPDDLDWTTTDTLKEPRNSVNLPQPPSDRSQVAFLQYTSGSTSEPKGVMITHGNLAHNLTIITNDSQAKDDTVVVSWLPQYHDMGLIGSYLGVLFCGGTGYYLSPLSFLQRPMVWIEAVSRYRATHLQAPNFAFKLTARKFSIDASNTELDLSSVRHVINAAEPVDEESIDNFYRIFGKYGFANVIYPTYGLAEHTVFVCSGGKQRLTVDKAKLEIDAKVVILEDDDHQSTDIKAVSKLIGCGFPSRQNVDVQIVDPESCKALAGNLVGEIWIRSPSKAAGYFNKPKETKEDFHAGLVSDDGSSIGNAVGGYLRTGDLGFLHKHELFICGRLKDLIIVGGRNYYPQDIEATAEASSDLVRLGCSAAFTIDPTHEGGEEVALVMELKEAPSLKATQTVCESLANQIKSAINQEHSLGLTDIVFLHPRTVPKTSSGKIARSWCRKGFIAGSLKIIFRKSFKSQSFSLEMEETTFDTPTPRPVSSDQSSKIRSMDKKEILAKLSTDISRVASISPDALDKSAALISMLDSLSLSQFKVEVVKLGYAPDDEANTTPATSASNGAISTPGQAKGIAGVLGCPPGVVCTIL